One Oryza sativa Japonica Group chromosome 8, ASM3414082v1 DNA window includes the following coding sequences:
- the LOC4344569 gene encoding transcription factor GTE9 gives MMGKTQKFSKGHPLGFVPDYRHGVETVGESKGCIGSPERIVSGSSCAVPKRKCGILKTEDGGELPGFNVPRDVFMLPRMSPSDKKDLEMRLRKELEQVKALQSRLFLRPAAVSMNGGAASASGDVVAKRNDAKLKRSNSVQSGRGVPPSAATPVVRSANYAEAFKQCGNLLKNLFKHQWAGPFLAPVDVVQLNIPDYFDIIKKPMDLGTIEKKLNAGMYSTPWDFAADVRLTFDNAVTYNPVGNDVNLMGKTLKCIFETRWKFIEKKLPSLDDKFSVRREPSQKGAVKKDTIEKDYPSEKKHSTKGVHKKDMFKKEDASTKPALQPKKRKASPLVQGSLEIPVVEADKVIDDAQVVQPSKVIDDAQVVQAFKVIDDAQVVQASKEIMTDRQKYELSVRLQSYGGLIPNHVVDFIRSHLPDDNEGDEDELELDMNVLSDSTLFELQKLLDDYDRVNQSGNPTKDEHREVEFESEYGLSNSSMHHEEGNELVEEDVDIGGNDLPPLTYPPAVFESETAERSSKHSTSSSSSSDSESSSSDSDSSSSSGSDLDVNVPPSTSGAKDNTQSAVRLDQENDPLSSTNLPQQSSDPVPISAEDEGENVSEKQVPPAKQYRAAVLLNRFADTIFKAREKTLDQVAKKDPEKLQHDMEELERLRREERARIQAEAKAAEDARKRAEAAAAAEAAAEAKRQREREREAARKALQQMEKTVDINEGNLFLKDLEMLGTVTSGEQFPSSVGETSPTHTPEGLGFQLGSNPLEQLGLYMKNDDEEDEEGESADEPTIDVEEGEID, from the exons ATGATGGGGAAGACGCAGAAGTTCTCCAAGGGGCACCCGCTCGGCTTCGTGCCGGATTACCGGCACGGCGTGGAGACGGTGGGGGAGTCGAAGGGCTGTATCGGGAGCCCGGAGCGGATCGTATCGGGGAGCTCGTGTGCTGTGCCGAAGAGGAAATGCGGAATCCTGAAGACAGAGGATGGAGGGGAGCTTCCGGGGTTCAATGTGCCGCGGGACGTCTTCATGCTGCCGAGGATGTCGCCTTCGGATAAAAAGGACCTCGAGATGAGGCTCCGCAAGGAGCTTGAGCAGGTTAAGGCCCTACAGAGTAGGCTGTTTTTGAGGCCGGCTGCGGTGAGCATGAATGGCGGGGCGGCGTCAGCTTCTGGAGACGTAGTTGCAAAGAGAAACGATGCGAAGCTTAAACGGAGCAATTCAGTGCAGTCTGGCAGAGGAGTGCCACCATCAGCAGCCACACCTGTGGTCAGGTCTGCAAACTACGCAGAAGCTTTTAAACAATGTGGCAACCTTCTGAAGAACCTCTTCAAGCATCAGTGGGCTGGTCCGTTCCTTGCGCCGGTTGATGTTGTACAGTTGAACATTCCTGATTATTTTGACATAATCAAGAAGCCAATGGATTTGGGTACCATCGAGAAAAAGTTGAATGCAGGCATGTACTCTACACCTTGGGATTTTGCTGCAGATGTGAGGCTTACTTTTGACAATGCCGTGACTTATAACCCAGTCGGTAATGACGTGAATTTAATGGGCAAAACTTTGAAATGTATTTTTGAAACTAGATGGAAGTTTATCGAAAAGAAGCTTCCTTCACTAGATGATAAATTCTCTGTGAGAAGAGAGCCATCACAAAAGGGTGCAGTTAAGAAAGATACCATTGAGAAAGATTACCCTTCTGAGAAAAAGCACTCGACAAAAGGTGTACACAAGAAAGATATGTTTAAAAAAGAGGATGCTTCAACTAAGCCAGCTTTGCAACCAAAGAAGAGAAAAGCTTCTCCCTTGGTTCAGGGTTCTCTTGAAATACCTGTAGTAGAAGCTGATAAGGTCATTGATGATGCTCAAGTGGTACAGCCTTCTAAGGTGATTGATGATGCCCAAGTGGTGCAGGCTTTTAAGGTGATTGATGATGCTCAAGTGGTACAGGCTTCTAAGGAGATTATGACGGACAGACAAAAGTATGAGCTAAGCGTAAGACTTCAATCATATGGTGGGTTGATTCCAAATCATGTAGTTGATTTCATAAGGAGCCACCTTCCTGATGATAATGAGGGTGATGAAGATGAGTTAGAGCTTGACATGAATGTCCTAAGTGATAGTACATTGTTTGAACTTCAGAAGCTTCTTGATGACTATGATAGGGTAAATCAGTCAGGAAACCCTACAAAAGATGAGCATCGTGAGGTTGAG TTTGAAAGTGAATATGGGCTTAGCAACTCATCGATGCATCATGAAGAAG GTAATGAGCTCGTTGAAGAAGATGTTGATATTGGTGGGAATGATCTTCCACCTTTGACGTATCCTCCTGCAGTATTTGAAAGTGAAACTGCAGAAAGAAGCAGCAAGCATAGCACTTCTAGCAGTTCTAGTAGTGATTCAGAATCATCCTCCAGTG ATTCAGATTCAAGTAGCTCTTCTGGAAGCGATCTGGATGTCAATGTTCCTCCATCAACAAGTGGGGCCAAG GACAACACGCAATCTGCGGTTAGGTTGGATCAGGAAAACG ATCCACTGAGCTCGACCAATCTACCACAACAAAGTAGTGATCCTGTACCTATTTCTGCCGAAGATGAGG GGGAGAATGTGTCTGAGAAACAGGTCCCCCCTGCAAAGCAATACCGAGCTGCTGTTTTGTTAAACCGCTTTGCTGATACAATTTTTAAGGCTCGTGAGAAAACTCTTGATCAG GTCGCGAAAAAGGATCCTGAGAAACTTCAACACGACATGGAGGAGCTTGAAAGGTTACGAAGAGAAG AGAGAGCTCGGATACAAGCTGAGGCAAAAGCAGCTGAAGATGCTCGCAAGAGAGCtgaggcagcagcagctgctgagGCTGCTGCAGAAGCTAAACGCCAAAGAGAACGTGAGAGGGAAGCGGCTCGTAAAGCCTTGCAACAG ATGGAGAAAACTGTAGACATCAATGAAGGGAACCTCTTTTTGAAAGATCTTGAAATGCTTGGAACTGTTACATCAGGTGAACAGTTTCCCAGCTCGGTTGGTGAGACGAGTCCAACTCATACGCCTGAAGGCCTTGGATTTCAGCTAGGTAGCAACCCTTTAGAACAGCTTGGTTTGTATATGAAAAAtgatgatgaagaggatgaGGAAGGTGAGTCTGCAGATGAACCAACGATTGATGTTGAGGAGGGCGAAATAGATTGA
- the LOC4344571 gene encoding uncharacterized LOC4344571, with product MATATATAAAAAPAAVPALVSPLSRRAFFPLPRRAGPKSLRVFASAARRRGLVVVAADAAAAAGGAEFSDEENPYEILGITPLDSFDHMKLAYKRKHKEADENGDQYYLSKLEKAYDTVMMQQLQYRKKGVTYGSVQVSKDIKYADDQPIVPWGPRSSKSTVKDMRINLGISAAIVVWIAIMGNADWKPLQFLCFAFFYRILQKLRATEPPITPIYNEYGEVEGRGIRMAKRVVRALGLIFGCVFAASLGYTAAVNVIEFSWQYTPRIVYYYQELIVTAATAALLYITASYYR from the exons atggcgacggcgacggcgacggcggctgcggcCGCCCCGGCGGCGGTGCCCGCGCTGGTGTCCCCCTTGTCCCGCCGCGCCTTCTTCCCGCTCCCTCGTCGCGCCGGCCCCAAATCGCTTCG GGTCttcgcgtcggcggcgaggcgacgtGGGTTggtcgtggtggcggcggatgcggcagcggcggcaggtgGCGCGGAGTTCAGCGACGAGGAGAACCCCTACGAG ATTCTGGGTATTACCCCGCTTGATAGCTTCGACCACATGAAGCTGGCCTACAAGAGGAAGCACAAGGAAGCGGACGAGAATGGAGATCAGTACTACCTGTCAAAG TTGGAGAAGGCATACGACACTGTGATGATGCAGCAGCTGCAGTATAGGAAGAAAGGAGTAACATATGGTTCTGTTCAG GTGTCGAAGGATATCAAGTATGCTGATGACCAGCCAATTGTTCCTTGGGGACCTAG ATCCTCCAAATCAACAGTAAAGGACATGCGCATCAATTTAGGAATATCAGCAGCCATT GTTGTTTGGATAGCTATCATGGGCAATGCGGACTGGAAGCCATTGCAGTTCCTATGTTTTGCTTTCTTCTACAGAATACTTCAAAAGCTAAGGGCTACTGAACCACCAATAACGCCAATATATAAT GAGTATGGTGAGGTTGAAGGACGTGGAATACGAATGGCAAAACGAGTAGTCCGTGCTTTGGGTTTGATATTTGGATGTGTATTTGCCGCGTCATTG GGTTATACAGCAGCTGTTAACGTGATTGAGTTTTCATGGCAGTATACTCCACGCATTGTTTATTACTATCAG GAGTTGATTGTTACAGCAGCTACCGCTGCTCTGCTGTACATCACAGCCTCATACTACCGGTAA
- the LOC4344573 gene encoding uncharacterized LOC4344573, with the protein MSCFGMASGSSAGWPLSPSPSSTRGRRRVSVKPWRLWWRRCAGVAAVIQSKIHRRAVRWPGGHGGGRRRREAATASTREREGWCHHRSFAPVYVDELYSHPKTHHVAVHEAQAQQPNTTAAKTNAGAASGKARAVAAAAANNNNNAVAATNASAMFAAKNAAADAATNAAAGARGKGRVGGGKKAAAAGAATNGGGAKAARGGVRSLLMSPLRGGGACGMGEVDVRAEVFIRKFREEMRLQNQKSAEEFQAMLARGL; encoded by the coding sequence ATGTCTTGCTTTGGCATGGCGAGCGGGAGCAGCGCCGGGtggccgctgtcgccgtcgccgtcgtcgacgagggggaggaggagggtgagtGTGAAGCCGTGGCGGTTGTGGTGGCGGAGGTGCGCTGGAGTTGCGGCGGTGATCCAGTCCAAGATCCATCGCCGCGCCGTGCGGTGGCCGGGCGGGCATGGTggtgggcgccggcgccgcgaggccgccaCGGCGTCGACGCGGGAGCGGGAGGGGTGGTGCCATCACCGGAGCTTCGCGCCGGTCTACGTCGACGAGCTCTACAGCCATCCCAAGACCCACCACGTCGCCGTCCACGAGGCGCAGGCGCAGCAGCCGAACACCACCGCTGCCAAGAccaacgccggcgccgccagcggcaaggcgcgcgccgtcgccgccgccgccgccaacaacaacaacaacgctGTAGCCGCGACCAACGCTAGCGCCATGTTCGCCGCCAAGAACGCTGCCGCTGATGCTGCGACCAACGCCGCTGCCGGGGCCAGAGGCAAGGGGCGGGTGGGCGGCGGCAAGAAAGCTGCTGCCGCTGGCGCGGcgaccaacggcggcggcgccaaggcggcgcgcggcggcgtgaggAGCTTGCTGATGAGCCCgctgagaggaggaggagcgtgtGGGATGGGGGAGGTGGATGTGAGGGCGGAGGTGTTCATCAGAAAGTTCAGGGAGGAGATGAGGCTGCAGAACCAGAAATCCGCCGAGGAATTCCAAGCCATGCTCGCGAGAGGCCTATGA
- the LOC4344570 gene encoding uncharacterized membrane protein YuiD has translation MGDNASASASVLAPPVGAGEGDAPSFSYLAALGNCPLVAAVLAGAIAQFIKVLTTWYKENRWDAKQLVGSGGMPSSHSATVVALAVAVGLQEGFGSSLFATAAIFASVVMYDAFGVRLHAGKQAEVLNQIVYELPSEHPLAETRPLRELLGHTPAQVFAGGVLGFAVATFTGMIAGLGNTGSLP, from the exons ATGGGGGAcaacgcctccgcctccgcctccgtgctGGCGCCGCCGGTGGGAGCGGGTGAGGGTGACGCGCCGTCGTTCTCCTACCTCGCCGCGCTCGGCAACtgcccgctcgtcgccgccgtcctcgccggcgccatcgcgCAGTTCATCAAGGTGTTGACCACATG GTACAAGGAGAATCGGTGGGACGCGAAGCAGCTGGTGGGGTCCGGCGGGATGCCGTCGTCGCACTCGGCCACCGTcgtcgcgctcgccgtcgccgtcggcctccagGAAGGGTTCGGCAGCTCGctcttcgccaccgccgccatcttcGCGTCCGTG GTTATGTATGATGCTTTTGGTGTCAGGCTACATGCAGGGAAGCAAGCAGAG GTCTTGAATCAAATTGTGTATGAACTCCCATCGGAGCATCCACTGGCTGAAACAAGACCACTCCGAGAACTCCTTGGACACACACCAGCTCAG GTTTTTGCTGGTGGGGTGCTTGGATTTGCAGTGGCCACATTTACAGGCATGATAGCTGGGCTTGGTAACACTGGTTCATTGCCCTGA
- the LOC4344572 gene encoding pre-mRNA-splicing factor SLU7: MATASVSFKSREDHRKQLELEEARKAGLAPAEVDEDGKEINPHIPQYMSSAPWYLNADKPSLKHQRNWKSDPNYTKSWYDRGAKLFQANKYRKGACENCGAMTHDKKSCMERPRSVGAKWTNINIAPDEKVESFELDYDGKRDRWNGYDPSTYTRVIADYEAREEARKKYLKEQQLKKLEEKDGEEGDENVASEEEDEEDGLKIDEAKVDESAQMDFAKVEKRVRTTGGGSTGTVRNLRIREDTAKYLLNLDVNSAYYDPKTRSMREDPLPDADPNDKFYVGDNQNRLSGQALEFKQLNIHAWEAFDKGQDIHMQAAPSQAELLFKSFKIKKEKLKSENKDKIMEKYGNAASEEPIPRELLLGQSEKEIEYDRTGRIIKGQDVALPKSKYEEDVFINNHTTVWGSWWKDHQWGYKCCKQTIRNSYCTGLAGIEAAEASADLMKANMARKEAAEDEPVRHEEKRLATWGTDVPNDIVLDKKLLDEALKKEGARRKEEMDERKRKYNVKWNDEVTAEDMEAYRMKRIHHDDPMRDFLH, encoded by the exons ATGGCGACCGCTTCGG TGTCGTTTAAGTCTAGAGAGGATCACCGGAAGCAGCTCGAGCTCGAGGAGGCGAGGAAGGCTGGGCTCGCGCCCGCCGAGGTCGACGAGGATGGAAAGGAGATCAATCCCCATATCCCCCAGTACATGTCCTCAGCCCCATGGTATCTTAACGCTGATAAGCCG AGTTTGAAGCATCAACGGAATTGGAAATCGGACCCGAACTACACCAAGTCATGGTACGATAGGGGTGCTAAGCTTTTTCAGGCTAACAAGTACAGGAAAGGAGCTTGTGAGAA CTGTGGAGCCATGACTCATGACAAGAAGTCATGCATGGAACGACCTCGCAGTGTGGGAGCTAAATGGACTAACATCAATATAGCACCAGATGAGAAAGTGGAGTCATTTGAACTGGATTATGATGGAAAGCGTGATCGCTGGAACGGTTACGACCCATCGACGTACACCCGTGTTATTGCAGATTATGAAGCTAGAGAAGAGGCTAGGAAAAAGTATCTGAAAGAGCAACAGCTCAAGAAACTTGAGGAGAAGGATGGTGAGGAGGGTGACGAGAACGTGGCtagtgaggaggaggatgaagaagatggTTTGAAGATAGATGAGGCTAAAGTTGATGAGAGTGCTCAAATGGATTTTGCTAAGGTAGAGAAGCGTGTACGTACAACAGGTGGTGGAAGCACTGGAACTGTGAGGAATTTGCGTATTAGGGAAGACACTGCAAAGTATCTTCTGAACCTTGATGTGAACTCTGCATACTATGATCCAAAAACCCGCTCCATGCGTGAAGATCCATTGCCAGATGCAGACCCCAATGATAAATTCTATGTG GGTGATAACCAAAATCGACTTAGCGGACAAGCTCTGGAGTTCAAGCAACTCAACATACATGCGTGGGAAGCTTTTGATAAGGGACAGGATATTCACATGCAAGCTGCCCCATCTCAAGCTGAACTTCTATTCAAGAGTTTTAAGATCAAAAAGGAGAAATTGAAATCTGAAAACAAAGATAAGATTATGGAGAAGTATGGGAATGCTGCATCTGAAGAACCAATCCCTCGGGAGCTTCTTCTTGGACAAAGTGAAAAAGAGATTGAATATGACCGAACTGGTCGAATAATCAAAGGACAG GATGTAGCCCTTCCCAAGAGCAAATATGAagaggatgttttcattaataaCCATACAACCGTATGGGGCTCATGGTGGAAAGATCATCAGTGGGGCTACAAATGCTGCAAGCAGACTATCCGAAATAGCTACTGCACTGGCTTAGCTGGAATTGAGGCTGCTGAAGCATCGGCTGATTTGATGAAGGCAAATATGGCCCGCAAGGAAGCTGCAGAAG ATGAGCCTGTACGACATGAAGAAAAGCGACTGGCCACCTGGGGAACTGATGTGCCTAATGATATTGTTCTTGACAAGAAGCTGCTTGATGAAGCCCTAAAGAAG GAGGGTGCGAGGAGGAAAGAGGAGATGGATGAAAGGAAGAGGAAGTACAATGTGAAATGGAATGATGAGGTCACCGCGGAAGACATGGAGGCTTACCGCATGAAGAGAATTCACCATGATGATCCTATGAGGGATTTCCTCCATTAG